One Oryza brachyantha chromosome 3, ObraRS2, whole genome shotgun sequence DNA segment encodes these proteins:
- the LOC102717691 gene encoding scarecrow-like protein 9: MGLDNNFGELSGMFCGLSYDGYAEHTSQSDYFRFADPQPAIVPQMDAGTSSNASSAVSRVTVNSGADNPEDWEFISDESLNYISRMLMEEDIDEKVSMYQEESAALRAAAKPFYDILGHKFPPSPDHQMVAWPLDSPSESSTSSCPQSFSSSVTSSNTGGVVDGRQRHNVGRSEHRSFSGHPSQPLVSTSSDVCNTAEVLEDPLITSGRIPEYLFESFPTWDFRRGVEEARKFLPGSDKLVIDLEAGGIAKRQEARKAVSLNGSKSEVLKVKKNKQIEDLDLIEGRNIKQSAFCSDEPDWIEMFDDLLRQTEKKATDLMNIMKTEASKNSQVTQTKGASGTRSRGRKPTKKDVVDLRTILIHCAQAVAADDRRTASELLKQVRQHAKPNGDGAQRLAYCFADGLEARLAGTGSQLYHKLVAKRTTASDMLKAYHLYLAACPFKRLSHFLSNQTILSLTKNASKVHIIDFGIYFGFQWPCLIRRLFKREGGPPKLRITGIDVPQPGFRPTERIEETGQRLAEYAEKIGVPFEYQGIASKWETIRVEDLNIKKDEVVIVNCLYRFRNLIDETVAVDSPRNRVLNTIRQVNPAIFIHGIVNGSYSVPFFITRFREALFHFSALFDMLEATVPRDDAQRALIERDLFGREALNVIACEGSDRVERPETYKQWQVRNLRAGFVQCPLNQDIVMKAKDKVKDIYHKDFVIDEDSGWLLQGWKGRIIYAISTWKPNNN, translated from the coding sequence ATGGGCCTCGACAACAATTTTGGCGAGCTATCTGGCATGTTCTGCGGCTTGTCTTATGATGGCTACGCGGAGCACACCAGCCAGAGTGATTACTTCAGGTTCGCTGATCCGCAGCCGGCGATCGTGCCACAGATGGACGCCGGGACCAGCTCGAACGCTTCGTCCGCGGTGTCGAGGGTCACCGTCAACTCAGGAGCTGACAATCCAGAGGACTGGGAGTTTATATCAGACGAGTCGCTCAACTACATCAGCCGCATGCTCATGGAGGAAGACATTGATGAGAAGGTCAGCATGTACCAGGAGGAGTCGGCGGCGCTCCGCGCGGCTGCGAAGCCGTTCTACGACATTCTTGGGCACAAGTTCCCGCCATCCCCTGACCACCAAATGGTAGCTTGGCCCCTGGACAGCCCGAGTGAGAGCAGCACGAGCAGCTGTCCGCAGTCCTTTTCTAGTAGTGTTACTAGCAGCAACACTGGTGGTGTGGTCGATGGCAGACAGCGGCATAATGTTGGACGCAGTGAGCATCGGAGCTTTTCTGGTCATCCATCTCAACCGCTGGTTAGCACATCAAGCGATGTTTGCAACACAGCGGAGGTATTAGAAGATCCTTTGATTACCAGTGGCAGGATCCCTGAGTATTTGTTTGAGAGCTTTCCAACCTGGGATTTCAGGAGAGGTGTTGAGGAGGCACGTAAGTTTCTCCCAGGTAGTGATAAGCTAGTgattgatttagaagctggtgGTATTGCAAAACGTCAAGAAGCACGGAAGGCTGTTTCTTTGAATGGCAGCAAGTCAGAGGTTTTGAAggtgaagaaaaacaaacagatTGAAGACCTTGACCTGATTGAAGGACGGAACATCAAACAGTCTGCATTTTGTTCTGATGAACCTGATTGGATTGAGATGTTTGATGATCTGCTTCGTCAAACTGAGAAGAAGGCAACTGATCTTATGAACATAATGAAAACTGAAGCTTCGAAGAATTCTCAAGTCACTCAGACAAAAGGAGCAAGTGGGACCCGATCGCGGGGAAGGAAGCCAACAAAGAAGGATGTGGTGGACCTTAGGACGATCCTCATCCACTGTGCTCAGGCAGTGGCAGCTGATGACCGCCGAACTGCTAGTGAGTTGTTAAAGCAAGTAAGGCAGCATGCCAAGCCAAATGGGGATGGTGCCCAAAGATTGGCATATTGCTTTGCAGATGGTCTTGAGGCTCGCTTGGCCGGAACAGGGAGCCAGCTTTATCATAAACTTGTGGCAAAACGGACAACAGCCTCTGACATGCTCAAGGCATACCATCTTTACCTTGCAGCATGCCCATTCAAGAGGCTCTCACATTTCCTCTCCAATCAAACAATCTTAAGTCTGACAAAAAATGCATCAAAGGTGCATATCATTGACTTTGGCATTTACTTTGGCTTCCAATGGCCGTGTCTGATTAGGCGTCTTTTCAAGAGGGAAGGTGGGCCACCAAAGTTGCGCATCACAGGGATTGATGTACCTCAGCCAGGTTTCCGTCCGACTGAGCGCATCGAAGAGACAGGGCAGAGGCTTGCAGAATATGCTGAGAAGATTGGTGTCCCTTTTGAGTACCAAGGCATTGCCTCAAAGTGGGAAACCATCCGTGTTGAGGATCTCAATATCAAGAAAGATGAAGTAGTGATTGTTAATTGCTTGTATCGGTTCAGAAATCTTATTGATGAAACAGTTGCTGTAGACAGTCCTAGGAATAGGGTGCTCAATACCATAAGGCAAGTGAACCCCGCAATTTTTATACATGGTATTGTCAATGGGTCATACAGTGTCCCCTTCTTCATCACCCGGTTTCGTGAGGCATTGTTTCATTTCTCTGCGTTGTTTGACATGCTTGAGGCAACTGTGCCGCGGGATGATGCCCAACGTGCACTCATTGAGAGGGATCTATTTGGCCGAGAAGCGCTCAATGTTATTGCATGTGAAGGCTCAGACAGGGTCGAGAGACCGGAGACATACAAGCAGTGGCAAGTGAGGAATCTGAGGGCTGGATTTGTCCAATGTCCATTAAACCAAGACATTGTGATGAAAGCCAAGGACAAAGTTAAAGACATTTATCACAAAGACTTTGTTATTGACGAAGACAGTGGATGGCTTCTTCAAGGATGGAAAGGAAGGATTATCTATGCCATATCTACATGGAAGCCTAATAACAATTAG